A region of Pelagicoccus sp. SDUM812003 DNA encodes the following proteins:
- the surE gene encoding 5'/3'-nucleotidase SurE: protein MPKILIANDDGIDSPLLLALVSEFQRLGQVVVAAPRYEQSWVGKCMSRFKEIDVIERKDLPCEAYSISGSPADCVNLALGHLLDELPRCVISGINVGHNAGLAYLLSSGTVGAALEGALHGIPSFAASLGLARGDYDRLKDDPQALGDALGAKAALAAKILADFVETKLQSNEPAYGVVHKINFPSAPLEGATIVPSNPALTVAGSFFQYRQSGYNFAYRELGENQEASPTDRETLKSGHISYSKLDFSRLGRLA from the coding sequence ATGCCCAAGATCCTTATCGCCAACGACGACGGCATCGATTCGCCCCTGCTTCTCGCCCTCGTATCCGAATTTCAACGACTCGGCCAAGTAGTCGTCGCCGCCCCACGCTACGAGCAGAGCTGGGTGGGAAAATGCATGAGCCGATTCAAGGAAATCGACGTCATCGAACGCAAGGACCTCCCCTGCGAGGCGTACTCCATCTCCGGCTCGCCCGCGGATTGCGTCAACCTCGCGCTCGGCCACCTGCTCGACGAGCTGCCGCGCTGCGTCATCTCCGGCATCAACGTCGGCCACAACGCGGGCCTCGCCTACCTGCTTTCCTCCGGCACCGTGGGGGCCGCTCTCGAAGGCGCTCTGCACGGGATACCGTCATTCGCCGCTTCCTTGGGACTGGCTCGTGGCGACTACGACCGCCTGAAAGACGATCCTCAGGCCCTCGGCGACGCGCTCGGCGCCAAGGCCGCCCTCGCCGCGAAGATTCTCGCAGACTTCGTGGAGACGAAACTGCAAAGCAACGAGCCCGCCTACGGCGTCGTGCACAAGATCAATTTTCCCAGCGCCCCGCTCGAAGGAGCCACGATCGTGCCCTCCAATCCCGCTCTCACCGTGGCTGGCAGCTTTTTCCAGTATCGCCAATCAGGATACAACTTCGCCTATCGCGAACTGGGCGAAAACCAGGAAGCATCGCCGACCGATCGGGAAACGCTGAAATCGGGCCACATCAGCTACTCCAAGCTCGATTTCTCGCGACTCGGTCGCTTAGCTTGA
- the murJ gene encoding murein biosynthesis integral membrane protein MurJ — MAFSQLVSKIGLVSSFTMLSRVAGLVRDMMTSAMLGTSVWNSAFIIAFTLPNLFRRLLGEGALTAALMPNLSDELETNGRDAVHRLVNKTLSWLILICATLIVLAWLGFAMLSHSSVSEKWVIAANLGKVVFPYILLICVAAVFAAVLNLFARFGIPALTAVWLNVSMVVALGIGGWWLAGDIESRTYWLCGGAMVGGALQMVVPAVALLKEGWRPEFDLGVSPKLREVALLTVPGIFGAAVFQINIIVSRGLAFYVSDAAASLLYYANRLVELPVGVFAIAISTVIFPALSQAIAANRMSAFAETYKRGILLCLLFALPSAVGLAVLAPEIIDLLFQRGLFSEEDTASTIPLVVVFAIGMPFYSFVSVETRAFFSLKDTQTPVRVAALAFVVNIALSLALMKRFGAVGLAIASNFAAIAQAVLLHLALRRKNLDTRLRELLADSARIAIAAALMGVGVWFGRSLFVVWFGDGLGALLATVGGLILVGSGLYFAVIHFSGLKWRALLR; from the coding sequence ATGGCCTTTTCCCAGCTCGTTTCCAAGATCGGTCTCGTGTCGTCGTTCACCATGCTTTCGCGGGTGGCGGGTTTGGTGCGAGACATGATGACGAGCGCCATGCTGGGGACCTCGGTCTGGAACTCGGCTTTCATCATCGCATTCACGCTTCCCAATCTCTTTAGACGCCTATTGGGCGAAGGGGCGCTGACCGCGGCTCTGATGCCGAATCTCAGCGACGAGTTGGAGACGAACGGACGGGACGCGGTGCATCGTCTGGTCAACAAGACGCTAAGCTGGTTGATCCTCATCTGCGCGACATTGATTGTTCTGGCCTGGCTAGGGTTCGCCATGCTGAGCCATTCCTCCGTATCCGAAAAGTGGGTAATCGCTGCGAACTTGGGCAAGGTCGTCTTTCCCTACATCCTGCTCATTTGCGTGGCGGCGGTTTTCGCTGCCGTATTGAACCTCTTCGCCCGCTTCGGTATTCCCGCACTCACCGCGGTTTGGCTGAACGTCAGCATGGTGGTGGCGTTGGGAATCGGAGGCTGGTGGCTTGCGGGCGATATCGAAAGCCGGACGTATTGGCTTTGTGGAGGCGCCATGGTTGGTGGGGCTCTGCAGATGGTGGTGCCAGCCGTGGCTTTGCTCAAGGAAGGGTGGAGACCGGAGTTCGACCTCGGAGTCTCGCCCAAGTTGCGCGAGGTCGCTCTGCTCACGGTTCCGGGGATTTTCGGAGCCGCGGTCTTTCAGATCAATATCATTGTCAGTCGCGGGCTGGCGTTTTACGTGAGCGACGCCGCGGCCTCCTTGTTGTACTACGCGAATCGCTTGGTGGAGCTACCGGTCGGAGTCTTCGCCATCGCCATTTCCACCGTGATCTTTCCGGCCTTGTCCCAGGCCATTGCCGCGAATCGGATGTCCGCTTTCGCGGAAACGTATAAACGCGGCATCCTGCTCTGCCTGCTCTTCGCGCTGCCATCGGCGGTGGGTTTGGCCGTGCTGGCTCCGGAGATCATCGACCTGCTTTTCCAGCGGGGGCTTTTCTCGGAAGAGGATACCGCGTCCACCATCCCGCTAGTGGTGGTTTTCGCCATCGGCATGCCGTTTTATTCCTTTGTTTCGGTGGAGACGCGGGCATTCTTCTCGCTCAAGGACACGCAAACGCCAGTCAGGGTAGCAGCGCTCGCATTCGTTGTGAACATAGCGTTGAGTCTGGCCTTGATGAAGCGATTTGGGGCGGTCGGCCTAGCCATCGCGAGCAATTTCGCGGCCATCGCTCAAGCGGTTTTGCTGCACCTGGCCTTGCGTCGAAAGAATTTGGATACGCGTCTTCGCGAGCTGCTTGCGGACTCGGCTCGAATAGCTATCGCTGCGGCCCTGATGGGCGTAGGCGTTTGGTTTGGTCGGTCGCTCTTCGTCGTTTGGTTCGGCGATGGGCTGGGAGCCTTGCTGGCGACGGTCGGGGGATTGATCCTGGTCGGATCGGGGCTTTATTTCGCGGTCATCCATTTCTCGGGGCTCAAGTGGCGGGCCTTGCTGCGATAG
- a CDS encoding FkbM family methyltransferase — protein MAQVNRALKRAFLKLLSEPKRLAFLEKHPNYRKAAPEGMRFVFDQYLGKYSVNIDTRYKVERIMWTGKFEEKLVALARRVVQPGDTCFDVGGNVGAISIALAEAVGEGGRVHTFEPNPTNFARLSANLELNPELRGRVTLNNVGISDQPGTLYWSEDPGNPGNGMLGDQGDIESKVITLDAYTQENDVQELSFMKVDVEGMELQVFKGAEETLKRFKPTLYFETLSRFSSGPERDNFLKIETYLLSLGYTLNKLHPDGTLTPSTIGSAGSYTVATA, from the coding sequence ATGGCCCAAGTCAACCGCGCCCTGAAGCGAGCGTTTCTCAAGCTTCTCTCCGAACCCAAGCGCCTCGCTTTTCTCGAAAAGCACCCGAACTACCGAAAGGCGGCCCCCGAAGGCATGCGTTTCGTCTTCGACCAATACCTGGGCAAATACTCCGTCAACATCGACACGCGCTACAAAGTGGAGCGCATCATGTGGACCGGCAAGTTCGAGGAAAAACTGGTGGCGCTGGCCCGTCGTGTCGTTCAGCCGGGCGACACCTGCTTCGACGTGGGGGGGAACGTGGGAGCCATTTCCATCGCCCTCGCTGAAGCGGTCGGGGAAGGCGGACGCGTTCACACCTTCGAGCCCAATCCCACCAACTTCGCGCGCCTCAGCGCGAACCTCGAGCTCAACCCCGAGCTGCGCGGCCGCGTCACCCTCAACAACGTCGGCATCAGCGACCAGCCAGGAACGCTCTACTGGAGCGAAGACCCGGGGAATCCGGGCAACGGAATGCTCGGCGATCAGGGCGACATCGAATCAAAGGTCATCACTCTGGACGCCTACACTCAGGAAAACGACGTGCAGGAGCTTTCCTTCATGAAAGTCGATGTGGAAGGGATGGAGCTGCAGGTCTTCAAGGGGGCCGAAGAAACGCTGAAGCGATTCAAGCCCACCCTTTACTTCGAGACTTTGAGCCGCTTCAGCAGCGGTCCCGAGCGCGACAACTTTCTCAAGATCGAGACCTATCTGCTCTCGCTCGGCTACACGCTCAACAAACTGCATCCGGACGGCACGCTCACACCATCCACCATCGGCAGCGCCGGCTCCTACACCGTGGCGACGGCTTAG
- a CDS encoding phosphoserine transaminase gives MKPSEKPNRPFFSSGPCSKRPGWSLSALEDALVGRSHRAKLAKARIQEVIDRSKKILGIPEDYVCGIVPASDTGAVEMALWSLLGARGVDMLAWESFGSGWVTDVIKQLKLENARTLTADYGQIPDLSQVDFANDVVFTWNGTTSGAKVPNGDWIPADREGLTICDATSAVFAMDMPWDKLDVVTWSWQKVMGGEAAHGMIVLSPRAVERLESYVPAWPLPKIFRMTKGGKLISGIFEGATINTVSMLAVEDAVDGLKWAEEIGGLPALIQRSDANLAAIEEWVEKSDWIGFLAEDKAIRSNTSICLCITDEWFTSLPADQQAAAAKKIVSLLEKEEVGYDFGSYRDAPTGFRIWGGATVDTADIKALLPWLDWAYAEVKAGN, from the coding sequence ATGAAACCTTCTGAAAAACCGAATCGACCCTTCTTTTCATCGGGCCCCTGCTCGAAGCGACCGGGCTGGAGCCTCTCCGCCCTCGAAGACGCTCTGGTCGGCCGATCCCATCGAGCCAAGCTCGCCAAAGCGCGCATCCAGGAAGTGATCGATCGATCCAAGAAGATCCTCGGCATTCCCGAGGACTACGTTTGCGGCATCGTTCCCGCCTCTGACACAGGCGCTGTGGAAATGGCCCTCTGGTCCCTTCTGGGAGCCCGCGGAGTCGACATGCTCGCTTGGGAATCCTTCGGCTCCGGCTGGGTCACCGACGTCATCAAGCAGCTCAAGCTGGAAAACGCACGCACGCTGACCGCTGACTACGGACAGATCCCCGACCTTTCCCAAGTGGATTTCGCCAACGACGTGGTCTTCACGTGGAACGGAACCACCTCCGGCGCCAAGGTGCCAAACGGAGACTGGATCCCTGCCGACCGAGAAGGCCTCACCATTTGCGACGCCACATCCGCCGTGTTCGCCATGGACATGCCATGGGACAAGCTCGATGTCGTCACCTGGTCCTGGCAGAAGGTCATGGGCGGCGAAGCAGCTCATGGCATGATCGTGCTCAGCCCTCGCGCCGTCGAGCGCCTCGAGAGCTACGTGCCCGCGTGGCCGCTGCCAAAGATCTTCCGCATGACCAAGGGCGGCAAGCTGATCAGCGGCATCTTCGAAGGGGCGACCATCAATACCGTTTCCATGCTCGCCGTGGAGGACGCAGTGGACGGCCTCAAGTGGGCCGAGGAGATCGGCGGACTGCCAGCCCTCATCCAGCGCAGCGACGCCAACCTCGCCGCGATCGAGGAATGGGTGGAGAAATCCGACTGGATCGGCTTCCTCGCTGAGGACAAAGCCATCCGCTCCAACACGTCCATCTGCCTCTGCATCACCGACGAGTGGTTCACCAGCCTGCCTGCGGACCAACAAGCCGCTGCGGCCAAGAAGATCGTTTCTCTTCTTGAAAAGGAGGAAGTCGGCTACGATTTCGGCTCCTATCGCGACGCCCCGACCGGTTTCCGCATTTGGGGAGGGGCCACCGTGGATACAGCAGACATCAAGGCGCTGCTGCCTTGGCTGGACTGGGCCTATGCTGAAGTCAAAGCGGGCAACTAG
- a CDS encoding YoaK family protein codes for MMVHEISPRHVLLGGCFLAFGAAFVNVGFILQTGASVSHLTGDLTRVAIELSSIDTAVGRSLARVGLATLGFIAGAFVSGYLLHASKLEMRKPYGRVISGIGLMLLLAFGLMDWSVEAAIGLSGVACGLQNALATRYRGSILRTTHVTGLLTDLGVMLGMRSRSRNIEGWRIGVPFFLSLSFFLGSLAGAFGSYHLQSHWLLVAGFGYLIGGMGWSLAKRLYFGIS; via the coding sequence ATGATGGTCCATGAGATCAGTCCAAGGCACGTGTTGCTCGGAGGCTGTTTCCTCGCGTTTGGAGCCGCGTTTGTGAATGTGGGCTTCATCCTGCAGACCGGCGCTTCGGTGAGCCATTTGACAGGTGACCTGACGCGGGTAGCGATCGAACTCTCTTCGATCGACACGGCCGTTGGACGAAGCTTGGCTCGAGTGGGGCTGGCAACGCTAGGGTTTATCGCTGGCGCGTTTGTATCCGGTTATTTACTACATGCGTCCAAGCTGGAAATGAGAAAGCCCTATGGCCGCGTGATCAGCGGCATCGGACTGATGCTGCTGTTGGCTTTCGGGCTGATGGACTGGAGTGTGGAGGCGGCCATCGGCCTATCGGGAGTAGCCTGTGGCTTGCAGAACGCTTTGGCGACTCGGTATCGCGGCTCCATCTTGCGCACGACGCATGTGACAGGCTTGCTGACGGATTTGGGAGTGATGCTCGGCATGCGCTCCCGTAGCCGAAACATCGAAGGCTGGCGAATCGGGGTGCCGTTTTTTCTTTCGCTATCGTTTTTTCTCGGATCGTTGGCGGGAGCGTTCGGCTCGTACCACCTGCAGTCCCACTGGCTGCTCGTGGCGGGCTTTGGCTATTTGATTGGCGGAATGGGCTGGAGTCTGGCGAAGCGTCTTTACTTTGGGATCTCCTGA
- a CDS encoding FAD-linked oxidase C-terminal domain-containing protein — protein MSRASKKFQKATEALLETLGSRKVKLDEASKYMASFDSSKLSFAYEALVLARSERDVETTLKLANDFGIPVTTRGAGTSLTGSASPIKGGWVLDVSRMNRIKILKGKSMAVVQPGAVVKDIQDAAEAQGLFYPPDPSSQKYCTIGGNVACNAGGMRCAKYGVTRDFILALEGYLPTGEKVSWGGEYKKFATGYNVRDLWIGSEGTLGVVTKAVLRLLPKPEKTWTVLVAFENDLKALEAVQRLLLAGQNPSILEFLDTNSVYCAEEIAGVKLFKGLSLKPLLLVEFDGPASVLREDKKKAIEWAKAYGLAYREAKTAAQTDTLWSVRRKCSGAMFALGDAKINEDIVVPLESQAKFARFLKQLQKKWKLSMPTFGHAADGNFHVNIMYYRDDEDQRRRAKGAVNDLMKKVVALGGTISGEHGIGLAKTPFMKYARNEAEMAAMRAIKKALDPKGILNPAKLFDEYEVWGKRPEKVNLPWDKKPILPKA, from the coding sequence ATGTCACGCGCATCGAAGAAATTTCAAAAGGCTACCGAGGCTTTGCTGGAAACGCTCGGCAGTCGCAAGGTCAAGCTCGACGAAGCATCCAAGTACATGGCGTCCTTCGACAGCAGCAAGCTGTCGTTCGCCTATGAGGCGCTGGTTCTCGCTCGCAGCGAGAGGGACGTGGAAACGACGCTGAAGCTGGCCAACGACTTTGGCATTCCGGTCACTACGCGGGGCGCTGGCACCTCGCTCACCGGTTCGGCTTCTCCGATCAAGGGCGGCTGGGTATTGGACGTTTCCAGGATGAACCGGATCAAGATACTGAAAGGCAAGTCCATGGCGGTGGTGCAGCCAGGGGCGGTGGTGAAGGACATTCAGGACGCGGCGGAAGCGCAAGGGCTGTTTTATCCTCCGGACCCTTCCTCGCAAAAGTACTGCACCATCGGGGGAAACGTGGCTTGCAACGCGGGAGGCATGCGTTGCGCCAAATACGGCGTCACTCGCGATTTCATTCTGGCGTTGGAGGGCTACCTACCCACGGGAGAAAAGGTGTCATGGGGAGGTGAATACAAGAAGTTCGCTACGGGCTATAACGTGCGCGATCTTTGGATCGGCAGCGAGGGCACGCTCGGAGTGGTCACCAAGGCTGTGCTTCGTCTGCTGCCCAAACCCGAAAAGACCTGGACGGTGCTGGTGGCCTTCGAAAACGACCTCAAGGCTCTGGAGGCGGTGCAGCGTTTGCTTCTCGCAGGGCAGAATCCGTCTATCCTGGAGTTTCTGGATACGAACTCGGTTTACTGCGCGGAGGAGATCGCGGGTGTGAAGCTCTTCAAGGGACTTTCGCTCAAACCCTTGCTTTTGGTCGAGTTTGACGGTCCGGCTAGCGTGCTGCGCGAAGATAAGAAAAAAGCGATCGAGTGGGCGAAAGCCTATGGACTCGCGTATCGTGAAGCGAAGACTGCGGCTCAAACGGACACGCTTTGGTCGGTGCGGCGCAAGTGCAGCGGGGCGATGTTCGCGCTGGGCGACGCCAAGATAAACGAGGACATCGTGGTGCCGCTGGAAAGCCAGGCCAAGTTCGCCCGGTTCCTCAAGCAGCTGCAGAAGAAGTGGAAGCTGTCCATGCCGACCTTCGGGCATGCCGCGGATGGAAACTTCCACGTGAACATCATGTACTATCGCGACGACGAAGATCAGCGACGTCGGGCGAAGGGGGCGGTGAACGATCTCATGAAGAAAGTCGTCGCTCTCGGCGGCACCATTTCGGGCGAGCACGGAATCGGTTTGGCGAAGACGCCGTTCATGAAATACGCCCGAAACGAGGCGGAAATGGCTGCCATGCGGGCGATCAAGAAGGCCTTGGATCCGAAAGGCATTTTAAATCCAGCGAAGTTGTTCGATGAATACGAGGTCTGGGGAAAACGCCCGGAGAAGGTGAACCTGCCGTGGGACAAGAAGCCGATCCTGCCGAAGGCCTGA